A window from Variovorax sp. PBL-E5 encodes these proteins:
- a CDS encoding esterase/lipase family protein — protein sequence MTAAAHDPIKPPSKLLLLAEGRALWEAGAAVALWPLLQLTPRGDGHAVLVLPGLVASDLSTKILRRYLQSRGYEAHGWGLGRNFGPRKGIEQGMLERLEALHAETGRKVSLVGWSLGGVYARLLASSRPELVRSVITLGSPFTGSARATNAWRVYEGVSGQSSEDPRRMRQVEPTPSVPTTSIFSRSDGVVAWRCSVEQPGPNAENIEVVASHLGLGAHPAVLYALADRLAQPEGTWKPFDRGMLGPLIFPDPARPDRS from the coding sequence ATGACCGCCGCCGCCCACGATCCGATCAAGCCGCCCTCGAAGCTGCTCCTCCTGGCCGAAGGCCGCGCGCTCTGGGAGGCCGGCGCTGCCGTGGCCCTGTGGCCGCTGCTTCAGCTGACGCCGCGCGGCGATGGCCATGCCGTGCTGGTGCTGCCCGGGCTGGTGGCCAGCGATCTCTCCACCAAGATCCTGCGACGCTACCTGCAAAGCCGCGGTTACGAGGCGCACGGCTGGGGCCTGGGCCGCAACTTCGGCCCGCGCAAGGGGATCGAGCAAGGAATGCTCGAGCGGCTCGAAGCGCTGCATGCCGAGACCGGCCGCAAGGTCAGCCTCGTGGGTTGGAGCCTGGGCGGCGTCTACGCGCGCCTGCTCGCATCGAGCCGGCCCGAACTCGTGCGCAGCGTCATCACCCTGGGCAGCCCCTTCACCGGCAGCGCACGCGCAACCAACGCCTGGCGCGTCTATGAAGGCGTGAGCGGCCAGAGCTCGGAAGACCCGCGCCGCATGCGGCAAGTGGAGCCCACGCCCTCGGTGCCGACCACCTCGATCTTCAGCCGCAGCGACGGCGTCGTCGCGTGGCGCTGCAGCGTCGAGCAGCCGGGACCGAACGCGGAGAACATCGAGGTCGTGGCCAGCCATCTCGGCCTGGGCGCGCATCCCGCGGTGCTGTACGCGCTGGCAGACCGCCTCGCCCAACCCGAAGGCACCTGGAAGCCCTTCGACCGCGGGATGCTCGGCCCGCTGATCTTCCCCGACCCGGCGCGTCCGGACCGAAGCTAG
- the rocF gene encoding arginase — protein MTITLQLIGAPTDIGASVRGAGMGPDALRVADIAGMLARLGFTVVDSGNLAGPATPWAAPMDGLRHLDEVVVWNRAVYAAVDQALGAGRLPVLLGGDHCLAIGSISAIARQVRQRGQKLRVLWLDAHSDVNTETTSPSGNIHGMPAACLLGHGPAALTGWSGERAAIAHDAIRFLGIRSVDADEKAAIRALGLQVFDMRHIDEHGMRTTMTEALQDVDDDTHLHVSFDLDCLDPDYAPGVGTGVRGGPTWREMQLCMEMIADTGRLGSLDVVELNPALDVRNRTAEVAVELIESLFGKSTLAR, from the coding sequence ATGACCATCACCCTCCAACTCATCGGTGCGCCCACCGACATCGGCGCCAGCGTCCGCGGCGCCGGCATGGGCCCGGACGCGCTGCGGGTGGCGGACATCGCGGGCATGCTCGCGCGCCTGGGCTTCACCGTCGTCGACAGCGGCAATCTCGCCGGACCGGCGACGCCCTGGGCCGCGCCGATGGACGGCCTGCGCCATCTCGACGAGGTGGTCGTCTGGAATCGCGCGGTCTACGCGGCGGTCGACCAGGCGCTCGGCGCAGGCCGCCTGCCCGTCCTGCTGGGCGGCGACCATTGCCTGGCGATCGGCTCGATCAGCGCGATCGCGCGGCAGGTGCGCCAGCGTGGACAGAAGCTGCGCGTGCTGTGGCTGGATGCGCATTCCGACGTCAACACCGAGACCACCAGCCCGAGCGGCAACATCCATGGCATGCCCGCGGCCTGCCTGCTGGGCCACGGTCCGGCGGCGCTGACCGGCTGGAGCGGCGAGCGCGCCGCGATCGCGCACGACGCGATCCGCTTTCTCGGCATCCGCAGCGTCGACGCCGACGAGAAGGCGGCGATCCGCGCGCTCGGGCTCCAGGTGTTCGACATGCGCCACATCGACGAGCACGGCATGCGCACGACGATGACCGAAGCGCTGCAGGATGTCGACGACGACACCCACCTGCACGTGAGCTTCGACCTCGACTGCCTCGATCCGGACTACGCGCCCGGTGTCGGCACCGGCGTGCGCGGCGGCCCGACCTGGCGCGAGATGCAGCTGTGCATGGAGATGATCGCCGACACCGGCCGCCTCGGCTCGCTCGATGTGGTGGAGCTCAATCCGGCGCTGGATGTGCGCAACCGCACGGCGGAGGTGGCGGTGGAGCTGATCGAGAGCCTGTTCGGCAAGTCGACGCTTGCGCGTTGA
- a CDS encoding DUF2242 domain-containing protein produces the protein MRLPLSRASFLLLLPLVLAGCGDLPTKRVSYEPEEFDSTTTHTRTYGASEAQTCEAARRALLSQGYMITAGNADLVTGRKSFQPATEVHVEVEFRVVCARESDGKGGARNTIAFASALQDRYGIKKVNNSASVGVGAIGSLSLPFSSSDDALVKVASETLTDERFYDRFFALIDRFLPEAAEITPSEPLAPAPAAATTPSEPVLRPVPPSATRG, from the coding sequence ATGCGTTTGCCGTTGTCCCGCGCTTCCTTCCTGCTGCTGCTTCCGCTCGTTCTTGCCGGCTGCGGCGATCTGCCCACCAAGCGCGTCTCCTACGAACCGGAAGAGTTCGATTCCACCACCACCCACACGCGCACCTACGGCGCCAGCGAGGCCCAGACCTGCGAAGCGGCCCGGCGTGCGTTGCTGAGCCAGGGCTACATGATCACGGCGGGCAACGCCGATCTGGTGACCGGGCGCAAGAGCTTCCAGCCGGCCACCGAGGTGCATGTCGAAGTCGAATTCCGCGTCGTCTGCGCGCGCGAAAGCGACGGCAAGGGCGGCGCACGCAACACGATCGCCTTCGCCAGTGCGCTGCAGGACCGCTACGGCATCAAGAAAGTCAACAACTCGGCCAGCGTGGGCGTCGGTGCGATCGGCTCGCTGTCGCTGCCTTTTTCGTCCAGCGACGACGCACTGGTCAAGGTCGCCAGCGAAACGTTGACGGACGAGCGCTTCTACGACCGCTTCTTCGCGCTGATCGACCGCTTTCTGCCCGAGGCCGCCGAAATCACGCCGTCCGAGCCGCTGGCGCCCGCGCCGGCGGCGGCCACGACGCCGTCCGAGCCGGTCTTGCGGCCGGTGCCGCCATCGGCCACGCGCGGCTGA
- a CDS encoding Glu/Leu/Phe/Val family dehydrogenase produces MGADLSYVHPTANSPWGTYLSQVDRVVPYLGDLARWAETLKRPKRALIVDVPIEMDNGTIAHFEGFRVQHNMSRGPGKGGVRFHPDVTLEEVMALSAWMTVKTAAVNLPYGGAKGGIRVDPKKLSQKELEKITRRYTSEIGIIIGPHTDIPAPDVNTNAQIMAWMMDTYSMNIGGTATGVVTGKPLHLGGSLGRVKATGRGVFVTGREAARRLGLDLRGARIAVQGFGNVGSVAAELFVEAGAKIVSVQDHTGTIVNENGLDLKALIPLSRADGLVSFKGGDVIANEAFWDVACDILIPAALEGQITAERAKKTTAKLVLEGANGPTVPVADDILAERGVLVVPDVICNAGGVTVSYFEWVQDFSSFFWDEDEINVRLDRIMMNALNNIWDTADKHKITLRTATFAVACERILMARQERGLYP; encoded by the coding sequence ATGGGCGCCGATCTCTCTTACGTTCATCCGACCGCCAACAGCCCCTGGGGCACCTACCTGTCGCAGGTCGACCGCGTCGTGCCCTACCTGGGCGACCTGGCCCGCTGGGCCGAGACGCTCAAGCGCCCCAAGCGCGCGCTGATCGTCGACGTGCCGATCGAAATGGACAACGGCACCATCGCCCACTTCGAGGGCTTCCGCGTGCAGCACAACATGTCGCGCGGCCCGGGCAAGGGCGGCGTGCGCTTCCACCCGGACGTGACGCTGGAAGAAGTGATGGCGCTGTCGGCCTGGATGACGGTGAAGACCGCGGCGGTGAACTTGCCCTACGGCGGCGCCAAGGGCGGCATCCGTGTCGATCCGAAGAAGCTGTCGCAGAAGGAGCTCGAGAAGATCACGCGCCGCTACACCAGCGAGATCGGCATCATCATCGGCCCGCACACCGACATCCCGGCGCCCGACGTCAACACCAACGCGCAGATCATGGCGTGGATGATGGACACCTATTCGATGAACATCGGCGGCACCGCCACCGGCGTCGTCACCGGCAAGCCTTTGCACCTGGGTGGCTCGCTCGGCCGCGTCAAGGCGACCGGCCGCGGCGTGTTCGTCACCGGCCGCGAGGCCGCGCGGCGCCTCGGGCTCGACCTGCGCGGCGCGCGCATCGCGGTCCAGGGCTTCGGCAACGTGGGCTCGGTCGCGGCGGAGCTGTTCGTCGAAGCCGGCGCGAAGATCGTCTCGGTGCAGGACCACACGGGCACCATCGTCAACGAGAACGGCCTCGACCTGAAGGCACTGATCCCGCTCTCGCGCGCCGACGGCCTGGTGAGCTTCAAGGGCGGCGACGTGATCGCCAACGAAGCCTTCTGGGACGTGGCCTGCGACATCCTGATCCCCGCGGCGCTCGAAGGCCAGATCACCGCCGAACGCGCGAAGAAGACCACCGCCAAGCTGGTGCTCGAAGGCGCCAACGGCCCGACGGTGCCGGTCGCGGACGACATTCTGGCCGAGCGCGGCGTGCTGGTCGTGCCCGACGTGATCTGCAATGCCGGCGGCGTGACGGTGAGCTACTTCGAGTGGGTGCAGGACTTCTCGTCCTTCTTCTGGGACGAGGACGAGATCAACGTGCGGCTGGACCGCATCATGATGAACGCGCTCAACAACATCTGGGACACGGCCGACAAGCACAAGATCACGCTGCGTACCGCCACCTTCGCCGTGGCTTGCGAGCGCATCCTGATGGCGCGCCAGGAGCGTGGCCTCTACCCGTGA
- a CDS encoding phasin family protein produces MKKKAPASAKAPPARKAAVRKTAAARKTRSQDATPAAPPAKKPGAQALLRAGLKALDNVRNDVVKRQTNVIESLLGIAQGRPDAAGGKAAPARGFPSLDSFGIRKFEDVFDQRVATALQRLGMPGAQEIQELREQMRQLQEHLERIESGRRKR; encoded by the coding sequence GTGAAGAAGAAGGCGCCGGCCTCTGCCAAGGCGCCGCCGGCCCGCAAGGCCGCGGTGCGCAAGACCGCAGCGGCAAGGAAAACCCGATCGCAAGATGCGACCCCCGCCGCGCCGCCGGCGAAGAAGCCCGGCGCGCAAGCCCTCCTGCGTGCCGGCCTGAAGGCCCTGGACAACGTGCGCAACGACGTCGTCAAGCGCCAGACCAACGTGATCGAAAGCCTGCTCGGCATCGCGCAAGGCAGGCCCGACGCGGCGGGCGGCAAGGCCGCTCCCGCGCGCGGATTCCCGAGCCTCGACAGCTTCGGCATCCGCAAGTTCGAAGATGTCTTCGACCAGCGCGTCGCCACCGCGCTGCAGCGCCTCGGCATGCCGGGCGCCCAGGAAATCCAGGAACTGCGCGAACAGATGCGCCAGTTGCAGGAGCACCTCGAGCGCATCGAATCGGGCCGGCGCAAGCGCTGA
- a CDS encoding TetR/AcrR family transcriptional regulator produces the protein MASSNTRERILQVSLALFNAQGLAAVSTHRIAAELEISPGNLHYHFKAKQLIVDRLFRRFEDRLALLNGSAATVRAIDDLWLALHLRFEAIEAFRFVYRDMAYLASEYPALGQRAQALTAQNLLAAQALCETLVGAGVIDATAEEAQMLALQMVFTTTCWLSFERLVPGRDALQQADPGLAAFYTLTLVSPYVSTESRAYLDYLRGKYLR, from the coding sequence GTGGCCAGCTCCAACACGCGCGAACGCATCCTGCAGGTCAGCCTGGCGTTGTTCAACGCACAAGGGCTGGCGGCGGTGTCGACGCACCGGATCGCAGCGGAGCTGGAGATCAGCCCCGGCAACCTGCACTACCACTTCAAGGCCAAGCAACTCATCGTCGATCGCCTGTTCCGGCGCTTCGAGGACAGGCTCGCACTGCTCAACGGCTCTGCCGCCACCGTGCGCGCGATCGACGACCTCTGGCTCGCGCTGCATCTGCGCTTCGAGGCGATCGAGGCCTTTCGCTTCGTCTACCGCGACATGGCCTATCTCGCGAGCGAATATCCCGCGCTCGGCCAGCGCGCCCAGGCGCTGACTGCGCAGAACCTGCTGGCGGCGCAGGCGCTGTGCGAGACGCTGGTCGGCGCCGGTGTCATCGATGCGACAGCCGAAGAGGCGCAGATGCTGGCCCTGCAGATGGTCTTCACCACCACCTGCTGGCTGTCCTTCGAGCGCCTGGTGCCCGGGCGCGACGCCTTGCAGCAGGCCGATCCGGGCCTCGCGGCCTTCTACACGCTGACGCTGGTTTCGCCCTACGTCTCCACCGAGTCGAGGGCTTACCTCGATTACCTGCGGGGCAAATACCTCCGATAA
- a CDS encoding type IV pilus twitching motility protein PilT codes for MDITQLLAFSVKNKASDLHLSSGLPPMIRVHGDVRRINVDALDHKAVHAMVYDIMSDTHRKHYEEFLEVDFSFEIEGLARFRVNAFNQARGAAAVFRTIPSKILTLEQLNAPKIFGDLALKPRGLVLVTGPTGSGKSTTLAAMINFLNETEYGHILTVEDPIEFVHESKKCLINQREVGPMTLSFANALRSALREDPDAILVGEMRDLETIRLAMTAAETGHLVFGTLHTSSAAKTIDRIIDVFPGEEKEMIRAMLSESLQAVISQTLCKTKDGQGRVAAHEIMLGTSAIRNLIREGKVAQMYSSIQTGSGQGMQTLDQNLTDLVRRNVISAAEARGKAKIPENFPG; via the coding sequence GTGGACATCACCCAACTGCTGGCCTTCAGCGTCAAGAACAAGGCGTCGGATCTGCATCTGTCGTCCGGGCTCCCGCCCATGATCCGGGTGCACGGCGACGTGCGGCGCATCAATGTCGACGCGCTCGACCACAAGGCCGTGCACGCCATGGTGTACGACATCATGAGCGACACGCACCGCAAGCACTACGAGGAATTCCTCGAAGTCGATTTCTCCTTCGAGATCGAGGGGCTGGCGCGCTTCCGGGTCAACGCCTTCAACCAGGCGCGCGGCGCGGCCGCGGTGTTCCGGACCATTCCCTCGAAGATTCTCACGCTGGAGCAGCTCAACGCGCCCAAGATCTTCGGCGACCTCGCGCTCAAGCCGCGCGGTCTCGTGCTGGTGACCGGCCCGACCGGCTCGGGCAAGTCGACCACGCTGGCCGCGATGATCAACTTCCTCAACGAAACCGAGTACGGCCACATCCTCACGGTGGAAGACCCGATCGAGTTCGTGCACGAATCGAAGAAGTGCCTGATCAACCAGCGCGAGGTCGGGCCGATGACACTGTCCTTCGCGAACGCGCTGCGCTCGGCGCTGCGCGAAGACCCGGACGCGATCCTGGTCGGCGAAATGCGCGACCTCGAAACCATCCGCCTCGCGATGACCGCGGCCGAAACCGGCCACCTGGTGTTCGGCACGCTGCACACCTCGTCGGCCGCCAAGACCATCGACCGGATCATCGACGTGTTCCCGGGCGAGGAAAAGGAAATGATCCGCGCCATGCTGTCGGAGTCGCTGCAGGCCGTGATCTCGCAGACGCTGTGCAAGACCAAGGACGGCCAGGGCCGGGTGGCGGCGCACGAGATCATGCTGGGCACCTCCGCGATCCGCAACCTGATCCGCGAAGGCAAGGTGGCGCAGATGTATTCGTCGATCCAGACCGGCAGCGGCCAGGGCATGCAGACGCTGGACCAGAACCTCACCGATCTCGTGCGCCGCAACGTGATTTCGGCCGCGGAAGCGCGCGGCAAGGCCAAGATCCCCGAGAATTTCCCTGGATGA
- a CDS encoding BON domain-containing protein has translation MTTTSLQRIAFALSASAALVAGLSGCVPLVVGGAAAAGVGLVATDRRSSGAQLDDQTIELRGAARVRDIANDEMYVSVTSFNRQVLLTGTVGSEADRRRVEDVIQRMDNVRSVVNELAVGPSSTFPERSNDTYITGKVKASLLDAKDIFANSFKIVTERGVVYIMGLATRRETDRATEIARGVSGVRKVVRVVEIVSEAELAGQVPQGGTGAASSSRSNVPLPPMEPLPPAGSPPQGGAVATPVR, from the coding sequence ATGACGACGACATCCCTCCAACGCATCGCGTTCGCACTGAGTGCCAGTGCCGCCCTGGTGGCCGGGCTTTCCGGTTGCGTGCCGCTGGTGGTCGGCGGTGCGGCGGCGGCCGGGGTCGGCCTGGTCGCGACCGATCGCCGCAGCTCCGGCGCGCAGCTGGACGACCAGACCATCGAGCTGCGCGGCGCCGCGCGGGTGCGCGACATCGCCAACGACGAGATGTACGTCAGCGTCACGAGCTTCAACCGGCAAGTGCTGCTGACGGGCACGGTCGGCAGCGAGGCCGATCGCCGCCGGGTCGAGGACGTGATCCAGCGCATGGACAACGTCCGCTCGGTCGTCAACGAGCTGGCGGTGGGGCCGTCGAGCACATTCCCGGAACGGTCGAACGACACCTACATCACCGGCAAGGTCAAGGCCTCGCTGCTCGATGCCAAGGACATCTTCGCCAACTCCTTCAAGATCGTGACCGAGCGCGGCGTGGTCTACATCATGGGCCTGGCCACCCGCCGCGAAACCGACCGCGCGACCGAGATCGCGCGCGGCGTCTCCGGCGTGCGCAAGGTCGTGCGCGTGGTCGAGATCGTCAGCGAGGCCGAACTCGCCGGCCAGGTGCCGCAAGGCGGCACCGGCGCCGCGTCGTCATCGCGCTCCAACGTGCCGCTGCCGCCGATGGAGCCCCTGCCACCCGCAGGCTCGCCGCCGCAGGGCGGCGCCGTCGCCACCCCCGTCCGATAG
- a CDS encoding response regulator, producing the protein MTGNAQVPAARSPGPLRILVVEDDPDTLAATLEMIRLLGHWATGVRSAEIAKDRFFEGAFDVLMTDVGLPALSGLDLAEILRSRHTLEVIFATGQPRPARPMPGTVWLRKPFDVEQLEAALGQTRNRAAAA; encoded by the coding sequence ATGACAGGCAACGCGCAAGTCCCGGCAGCCAGATCCCCGGGGCCGCTTCGCATCCTGGTCGTGGAAGACGACCCCGACACGCTGGCGGCCACCCTCGAGATGATCCGGTTGCTCGGCCACTGGGCCACCGGCGTCAGGAGCGCGGAGATCGCCAAGGACCGCTTCTTCGAAGGCGCCTTCGACGTGCTGATGACCGATGTCGGACTGCCCGCTTTATCAGGTCTGGACCTGGCCGAGATCCTGCGATCGCGGCACACGCTGGAAGTCATCTTCGCGACCGGGCAGCCGAGGCCGGCAAGGCCCATGCCCGGCACGGTCTGGCTGCGAAAGCCCTTCGATGTCGAGCAGCTCGAGGCGGCGCTCGGCCAGACACGGAACCGGGCCGCCGCGGCCTGA
- a CDS encoding PilT/PilU family type 4a pilus ATPase, protein MERDQASQFINDLLKLMVSRNGSDLFITADFPPAIKVDGKVTKVSQQALGAQHTLALTRSVMNDRQTAEFERTKECNFAISPTGIGRFRVNAFVQQGKVGMVLRTIPAKLPTIDGLGMPQVLKDVSMTKRGLTILVGATGSGKSTTLAAMIDWRNENSYGHIVTVEDPVEFVHPHKNCVVTQREVGIDTDSWEAALKNTLRQAPDVILMGEIRDRETMEHAVAFAETGHLCMATLHANSANQALDRIINFFPEERRAQLLMDLSLNLRSLISQRLIPTEDGHGRIAAVEILLNTPLISDMIFKGEVGEIKEIMKKSRNLGMQTFDQALFDLFEGNAITFEDAIRNADSANDLRLQIKLNSQRARTPDLSAGTEHFAIV, encoded by the coding sequence ATGGAACGCGATCAAGCCAGCCAGTTCATCAACGATCTGCTCAAGCTCATGGTGAGCCGCAACGGCAGCGACCTGTTCATCACGGCCGACTTCCCGCCGGCGATCAAGGTCGACGGCAAGGTCACCAAGGTCTCACAGCAGGCGCTCGGCGCGCAGCACACGCTGGCGCTCACGCGCTCCGTCATGAACGACCGCCAGACGGCCGAGTTCGAGCGCACCAAGGAATGCAACTTCGCGATCTCGCCGACCGGGATCGGGCGCTTCCGCGTCAATGCCTTCGTGCAGCAGGGCAAGGTCGGCATGGTGCTGCGGACCATTCCGGCCAAGCTACCGACCATCGATGGCCTCGGCATGCCGCAGGTGCTCAAGGATGTGTCGATGACCAAGCGCGGCCTGACGATCCTGGTGGGCGCGACCGGCTCGGGCAAGTCGACCACGCTGGCCGCGATGATCGACTGGCGCAACGAGAACTCCTACGGCCACATCGTGACGGTCGAGGATCCGGTCGAGTTCGTGCACCCGCACAAGAACTGCGTGGTGACGCAGCGCGAGGTCGGCATCGACACCGACAGCTGGGAAGCCGCGCTGAAGAACACGCTGCGCCAGGCGCCCGACGTGATCCTGATGGGCGAGATCCGCGACCGCGAGACCATGGAGCATGCGGTCGCCTTCGCCGAGACCGGGCATCTGTGCATGGCCACCCTGCATGCCAACAGCGCCAACCAGGCGCTCGACCGCATCATCAATTTCTTCCCCGAGGAACGCCGGGCCCAGTTGCTGATGGACCTGTCGCTGAACCTGCGCTCGCTGATCTCGCAGCGCCTGATCCCGACCGAGGACGGGCATGGCCGCATCGCCGCGGTCGAAATCCTGCTCAACACGCCGCTGATCTCCGACATGATCTTCAAGGGTGAGGTGGGCGAGATCAAGGAGATCATGAAGAAGAGCCGCAACCTCGGGATGCAGACCTTCGATCAGGCGCTGTTCGACCTGTTCGAGGGCAACGCGATCACCTTCGAGGATGCGATCCGCAACGCGGACTCGGCCAACGACCTGCGACTGCAGATCAAGCTCAACAGCCAGCGCGCGCGCACGCCCGATCTGTCGGCAGGCACGGAACATTTCGCAATCGTGTGA
- a CDS encoding NAD(P)-dependent oxidoreductase, giving the protein MSSLNPKTYDSVPSQKVAFLGLGVMGYPMAGHLALAGHAVTVYNRSAAKAAAWQAEIAAQAKAAVGHAPTPREAASKADIVFCCVGNDDDLRAVVLGDDGAFAGMAKGSVFVDHTTASADVARELSKAALDRGLQFIDAPVSGGQAGAQNGALTVMCGGDAAAFERVRPVVAAFARAVTLLGASGAGQLAKMVNQIAIAGLVQGLSEAIAFGQRAGLDMNEVLGVIGKGAAQSWQMDNRGRTMIEGKFDYGFAVDWMRKDLGLVLDEAKRNGARLPVTALVDQFYADVQQIGGGRWDTSSLIKRL; this is encoded by the coding sequence ATGAGCAGCCTCAACCCCAAAACCTACGACTCCGTTCCCTCGCAGAAGGTCGCCTTCCTCGGCCTCGGTGTGATGGGCTATCCGATGGCCGGCCATCTCGCGCTCGCGGGGCACGCGGTCACGGTCTACAACCGCAGCGCCGCCAAGGCGGCGGCCTGGCAGGCCGAGATCGCAGCGCAGGCGAAGGCGGCCGTGGGCCACGCGCCGACGCCGCGCGAGGCGGCCTCGAAGGCCGACATCGTATTCTGCTGCGTGGGCAACGACGACGACCTGCGCGCAGTGGTACTGGGCGACGACGGCGCCTTCGCGGGCATGGCGAAGGGCTCGGTCTTCGTCGATCACACGACGGCTTCGGCCGACGTGGCACGGGAACTCTCCAAGGCCGCGCTCGACCGTGGCCTGCAGTTCATCGATGCCCCGGTGTCCGGCGGCCAGGCCGGCGCCCAGAACGGCGCGCTGACGGTGATGTGCGGCGGCGATGCGGCCGCCTTCGAGCGCGTGCGGCCCGTGGTCGCGGCCTTCGCGCGGGCCGTGACGCTGCTCGGTGCCAGCGGCGCGGGACAGTTGGCGAAGATGGTCAATCAGATCGCGATCGCGGGCCTGGTCCAGGGCCTGTCCGAGGCGATCGCCTTCGGCCAGCGCGCCGGCCTCGACATGAACGAGGTGCTGGGCGTGATCGGCAAGGGTGCCGCGCAGAGCTGGCAGATGGACAACCGCGGCAGGACCATGATCGAAGGCAAGTTCGATTACGGCTTCGCGGTCGACTGGATGCGCAAGGACCTGGGCCTGGTGCTCGACGAGGCCAAGCGCAATGGCGCCCGGTTGCCGGTGACGGCGCTGGTCGATCAGTTCTATGCCGACGTGCAGCAGATCGGCGGCGGGCGCTGGGACACTTCGAGCCTCATAAAACGGCTTTAG
- a CDS encoding YggS family pyridoxal phosphate-dependent enzyme translates to MTMIDDKLQQVRARIVTACTAVGRDPASVHLLAVSKTFAADAVREALAAGQQAFGENYVQEGVAKIEALAGLRDQLQWHCIGPLQSNKTRTVAEHFDWVHSIDRLKIAERLSEQRPAHLPPLQVCLQVNVDGGANKSGVPASEALPLARAVAALPRLQLRGLMAIPEPAPDFAAQRDLFLRAAAVFGGMREAGLAVDTLSLGMSADLEAAIAAGSTMVRIGTAIFGAR, encoded by the coding sequence ATGACGATGATTGACGACAAGCTCCAACAAGTTCGCGCCCGGATCGTGACAGCATGCACAGCCGTCGGCCGTGATCCGGCGAGCGTGCACTTGCTCGCGGTGTCCAAGACCTTTGCGGCCGACGCGGTGCGCGAGGCCCTTGCCGCCGGCCAGCAGGCCTTCGGCGAGAACTATGTCCAGGAAGGCGTTGCGAAGATCGAAGCCCTGGCGGGGCTTCGCGACCAGCTTCAATGGCATTGCATCGGACCCTTGCAAAGCAACAAGACACGCACCGTGGCCGAGCATTTCGACTGGGTCCACAGCATCGACCGCCTCAAGATCGCCGAGCGCCTGAGCGAACAGCGCCCGGCCCATCTGCCGCCGCTGCAGGTCTGCCTGCAGGTGAACGTGGACGGGGGCGCCAACAAGTCCGGCGTGCCGGCCAGCGAGGCGCTGCCGCTGGCGCGCGCCGTGGCGGCACTGCCGCGGTTGCAGTTGCGCGGGCTGATGGCGATTCCCGAGCCGGCGCCGGACTTCGCGGCGCAGCGGGATCTGTTCCTGCGCGCCGCCGCGGTTTTCGGCGGCATGCGGGAGGCCGGGCTCGCGGTGGACACCTTGTCGCTGGGCATGTCGGCCGACCTCGAGGCGGCGATCGCGGCCGGCAGCACGATGGTCCGCATCGGCACGGCGATCTTCGGCGCGCGCTGA